One genomic region from Eptesicus fuscus isolate TK198812 chromosome 4, DD_ASM_mEF_20220401, whole genome shotgun sequence encodes:
- the C4H16orf82 gene encoding protein TNT: protein SLPSPDKHTQHPEASQGSFPLDKPVELPPTFPQDRKGDSCGWNAQGQDVSPQSPCLQSQPPLRPRHDTGATREPLRVPGSNLGPAWSSESSESSVQRGSLEKSGRLSQLSNGYAGDEESSEVSLVGGNRNAPLNRRLGTPAVSTQTSQLCAAYRPDQLKSQAASPAHGARQPGGET from the coding sequence AGCCTCCCCTCCCCGGACAAGCACACCCAACATCCAGAGGCCTCCCAGGGCTCCTTCCCTCTGGACAAACCAGTTGAGCTGCCCCCCACTTTCCCCCAGGACAGGAAAGGGGACTCCTGTGGCTGGAATGCCCAGGGCCAAGATGTAAGCCCACAGTCACCCTGCTTACAGAGCCAGCCACCCCTGCGGCCACGCCATGACACCGGAGCCACTCGGGAGCCGCTGAGAGTCCCCGGCAGTAACCTGGGACCCGCCTGGAGCAGCGAGAGCAGCGAGAGCAGCGTGCAACGCGGCAGCCTGGAGAAGAGTGGCCGCCTCAGCCAGCTGAGCAACGGGTACGCGGGGGACGAGGAGAGCAGCGAGGTCAGCCTGGTGGGCGGCAACCGAAACGCGCCGTTGAATAGAAGACTCGGAACCCCAGCGGTCAGCACCCAGACCAGCCAGCTGTGCGCCGCCTACCGCCCCGACCAGCTGAAGAGCCAggcggccagcccagcccacggCGCCCGGCAGCCTGGAGGGGAAACGTGA